The region gaactcaatttctcctcagaaatgaatggtgacggactgagagccgaactagatcttgccgaagaaagaagagaattggcctgcataaaagcagccaagtacaaggagcaagtagcccggtattacaaccaaagggtgaagaagctgcaatttcaagtgggagatctcgtcttgagaaacaacgaagtaagccgagcagaaaagctgggcgaactcgaacccacatgggaaggtccatatcgggtgtcagaagtcctcggcaaagggttttacaaattgactcacgtgtcaagagcacaagtaccccgaacatggtacgtttccaacctcaaaaagttccatttgtaagagacagtccggtcaatgtgctttctttggtttgcttggtctttatttgtctctgtgcgttttgtctgtgtgttttgtctgtttcggtgcgtgtcgtctcttacaaatgttactgaggtatcttgttcttcgaaggctgatccccttcttagaacatatataagccaacgattgtgagtcaaagcttctacagaagatacaagaccacaattcagcttaaacaagcagttcgtctgaaacgagctgcaacaagccaacgattgtgagtcaaagcttctacagaagatacaagaccacaattcagcttaaacaagcagttcgtctgaaacgagctgcaataagccaacgattgtgaagtccaagcttctaaagaggatacaagaccacaattcggcttaaaaatcaagcacttcgtctgaaacgaactgcaacgaaagtccgattctcgcgataaaacttgcctgaattaggacaagggaaagtccgatccacgcgataaacctcgccgaattaggacgaccaagttcggtcaaagaagtttacctcataagaccgaggacgaccatgtctagtcaaagaggtttactgcataagaccacttcggttaactgggaaagtccgatccacgcgataaaactcgccgaattaggacaagggaaagttcaatcccggcgacaaaaatcgccaaattagaacacaagacgagtccggtcaaagatgtttatttcatcagaccaaagacgagtccggtcaaagatgtttatttcatcagaccaaagacgagtccggtcaaagatgtttatttcatcagaccaaagacgagtccggtcaaagatatttatttcatcagaccaaagacgagtccggtcaaagatgtttatttcatcagaccaaagacgagtccggtcaaagatgtttatttcatcagaccaaagacgagtccggtcaaagatgtttatttcatcagaccaaagacgagtccggtcaaagatgtttatttcatcagaccaaagacgagtccggtcaaagatatttatttcatcagaccaaagacgagtccggtcaaagatgtttatttcatcagaccaaagacgagtccggtcaaagatgtttatttcatcagaccaaagacaagtccggtcaaagaagtctacttcataagaccgaggacaagtacgatgaaattttttcgctaagctgtaaatatacagtgttagaagcgaaaacaaaaacaaaatttcattttcaaatcttgttcggcacacaactccgctaccctacaagatggcgttacgctattacaaaggactattctactgtccagggttgctaaagttgagccatctattcacaaaatcctcgtgaagctgagttcgggcgttccaggcagctgcagaataagcaggtcgacgagatgctctaatcgacctgccacctcttctctgagcccgggaagccctagcacctcggcggcgaagagtctcttcacgaagcatttgccgatcttgctcactcataaccacagctcctctgcgaacttcagtccgtcctcgacgtgacgtctccggttgtccctgagttcgttgctgacttggagtagggttttgagcaagtgaatcagaggtttgagctggagtactagcatctgttggcgggaaatgccggaggaatctctcaattgagggacgccgggcaagaactatgtcgtaccgagaggcccagcgccgcaatgatgtcacgacttgttggcaagccgagctctccagcgcattgttcctccggagtacattatattcctcccacagttcgtcaactcgactctgaacatctgatatggtcattcccccgcgcacacggatgtaatcctcgtacgcagtcctctcagcaatggtcgtattcagctcggcctccagatcattcttatcggactctaagtccttattatcggcatccagcttcactaaacgagccagaagctcgtcattcttcgtctgatcggctatagctcttttctcagcttcgtctaaagccgaagagtacagccgtttccagtgaagtatctccatctccttgagtacaaagcagctatattagttcggcagctgtaccgagcagatagtaaaaaacaacaggaataaaggcgagtacgaaaagctatacgaagacaagtgtagagaatttttcattcacaaggaaaattttttacactaagagggcttcaaggccaccgtacaaggaagaaactagactaagagaagggagacgaaatcatactccgccagcttcgtctccggctccttggtctggttcagcttctttctcctgagctacctcagcctcggcctcgcatcctgccggcctcgcctccgcctcctgatcggcttccttctccggatgcccggcccgctcgacttcggcctccagctccagcggctcggcctcaccctctccgttgtaagtcgaagcgggtgaaacgggtcccacggaggcaaagatagcctccaggttctcgtcccgatcagctcgacaactccggactcggtctgcagaaagcaggaccgaggatgaagcgagctcctcaaggagcggcagattctgaagccgagctgctatctctcggctgtacagaggcagcacgacgtcggccccctgctcgcccttatcggcaattagccttaccagactaccgacaaaagccgagaactggctgctcaaaaagagtttctccgtgtaaacacggagagcctccccctgggcaaccacggcggcagcatcactccgtttcgtctgctctcgctggatgacgagctggtttttggcaaactgagcttcatcctgggccgaaatcctagcagctctggctttctcaaagtttgcctcggcctgctcggcccggtgacaagcagccgccaatttcctctgcatctcagcatagtcgttggacgctttggagagttcgacggcgacgagcttggagagcatatcgttcctctgaaaatggataaggaaaaaagtcaacagagggcaccaaaaatacaggacagaagccaagccaaagaatcaagaagacaattcacctcggcgaagtccgtgggccataaaaatggctcacagatatgctccgaaggaggcgccaagaccacgtctttctctggcgctctcgggggcttctgggtcttccccttcctacttgccgaagtcgactccggcttctttggacccgaagaggtcttttgcctcttcggattcttctcggcatcaggcgccgagctggtagccttctctttctccggctccttaagcccggaggactttcggatagccttattcagcatgtacactgccaaaaagcaagaaagcaaggttagttttcgccgctaaagcagtaaagcataaaagagaaatcctcaccctcggcctcttcgtccgaagacgagatgtcgaacacgacgtcgcccttgacgagctcagtttccgaatactgtttcctaatcataggaatcttattgagctcgccctcgagctcggccaacggttctaaccgaggatggggaatcacggacttcggccttctccaaggaaagcccggagccgaagtcctattataaaaaaagaaacggttttgccatttcggccacttggttttgcagaaggccctaaaaggctgtaaggggatcaagtaaaaccaagatcccttccttttaaactggaaaaaattaaggattgccctcagagacagatccttatttagcctacgcagttcggcagcaaaagccgataagtgcctccaagagttcggagtcacctgacctaaagggagttgaaaaaaatcaagaagctctacaaaaggtgggggaagagggaaacgaagcccgcattctaagcaggcttcgtaaacggtggcataaccctccggcgggtcgttagccctatgatcatcatcgggaaccaccgccttccccccgggaagaagatatttttcgtgtagagatatcacggtgtccttactcaagacgctgtgaaagtgctctacggtcttctccccggattctttccggctaggagaccccttatcccctttcctaccgctacccgactccgaagaagaagaagacatttttcttactttttgaaggtgaagaaagtctgaagaagttcttgaaagcggagagagaattttcgcaaaggagatagagtgcagaagaagcagtcgcaaaagtgcttcaatgatgaagaagggaggtatttatcagattcggcgaagatttcaaaatcgtcgcaccgtttcgaatcccaccttttcaggattcaacggccggattttactgtcgcatttaatgcagccacatgcaaggcacgtcccctgacgtcagcctcccccgtacctttatccagaatgccgaagtgactcgcttcgccgaagtgattcacttcgtctttcgggggggggtagtgatggggtgcgtactaaacaagcccgacagcaatgacggcccatcagcccaaagcccaaggaagagtatgagttcggcattaccaaagagttcggcctcagcctacagctcggtaaaagccgaccaatcaagctctgcgagttcggcattaccaaagagttcggcctcagcctacagctcggtaaaagccaaccaagctctgctctcaggtcggcatcaagctctactctcagatcggcaaccaaagcagttcggtctcagttttcgaccgaacaaggagttagtggacccatgcaggatttccacaacttccaacacacccactaccacgtggcgtcaactcaggccacgatcttaggccatgacctacacgacctccacgacctagagtgatgatgtaagccacgatcttagttcaatgtataaatagaacttagatctgatagaaaggggttagaagctctctagagaaaaataccatatagcaagtctgtgttgtaagctgtaattccagatcaagcaatacaaacctgcccccatttctccccgtggacgtagatttacctcagtaaatcgaaccacgtaaaattctctgtgtcgtgatctgtattttcctgcatttactaacatcaacaattcgcggaatcatcataggagagatgaataaagtaagaaagataaagagagagtaaagtagattaTGGAATAAGATGAgagtgattgaatgttttgtttttagccaaaaagggaaatgactcaaattAGTTGGGACATCCAAAAAATGAATACGACTCGACTTAGTTAGGACGGGGGAGTACTAAATTTTGTACTCCATAACATTTTCACTGCATATAGGTGTAATACTCCCTTCGCTCCACTCTAAGTGAATCATTTTCCTATTTGGGATATCCCACTCTACATgacatatttttaaaagttgAAACATCACTCTTTTTACCTtttcccctctcttactttatactCTCCACTTagctcacaaaacaacactacataaaatcccatACTGAAATAGAAATGTTCCACTTAGAATGGGACGAGGGGAGTATAATTTACTCGATTTTATTCAAGCTATCACTGCAAGAAGATTTATACTGAGGATATAAATTTCTTTCTATGATCTCTTTGACATATAATAATGCATATTTTTCAAGTTTATTTTGATTGTTTCTTAATTATTTCTTGGTTAATGATATCAACTACTGCATCACAAATAACTTATATTGATGGCAGAGTAAGAAATTACTCATTATGATCATTagattaaataaaatagaaatatataggagtaaaattgagTGAATGGGACAAAAGCAAGAGCAGTTATTTGGCAGGCACAGAAAGATATCTGTCACAATTCCAGCGCCACCCTTTAAAATCCCCTCGCCTCTTGCTTCACTGGTCATTAGTCATAACTCATTACCAACCAAAGCAGCAACAATTACTAATTGCTTTTCTTTGGAATAAACAAGACAAAACGGGTCTACCTCTGTGGATGTTGGGACTGAGTGTGGAGCAGCATCGAGCTGACATGAACCGTTTGCTGGCCATTCTTTTCCACCAGGGAGTGTTGGACGAGCAGTTCTTGCAGCTCCAGCACTTGCAAGATGAATCTTCCCCCAACTTTGTGTCTGAAGTTGTCACCATCTATTTCCACGAGTCCGAGAAGCTCCTCCGCAACCTCAGAGCTTTGCTGTAATATTAATTTCTTACTACTATTAATTCCATTTTACATACACATATATTTCTCTTACAAAATGATTGAATTAATTTAGAGTGGATAAGGAGCTATCCGACTACAAGAAGATGGGAATCCATTTGAATCAATTGATGGGAAGCAGCTCCAGCATCGGTGCTCAACGCCTCCGTAACGTCTGCATCGCCTTTCGGGCCGCTTCCGAGCTCAACAACCGCCCCGGGTTCGTCTACTCTCTTTTCCTGGGATATTTGTCAATTAAATCATTACATTTAATTCATAAGATTTGAGAAATAGTATAAGATTATTAAATCAATATACTAGTAACTTTTAAGTTTTCTCAATTGTATCGTCTATATGCTCAAATGACTTCGTTTCAGTAAactggagtagtttttttttttttttttttttccttatgAAAACATATCGTTTTGAATATCACTAAATTAAAAACGTTGTTTTGTACAAGTACGAGACAATTAAGAAAAATCTAAACAATTTATTTTAAGACTCTCAATTAAACAAATTTCATAGTGTATGGAATAAAGTGGAGTAACAAAAGTTAAATGTAAATTGTCACAcctttaatttgtgaattttacaGATGCTTAAGGGCTTTGGAGCTGTTAGAATATGAATACTGTTACCTCAAAAACAAGCTGCATGAATACTTTCAGGTAAACTATATGACAATTTAAATTCACCAATTAATATCATAAATGAACATTTTGAAATGTGTCTCAGATTGAGCAGCAGAGAATGCTAGCAGCTGCAGTGAGATATCCTGCGCCTCAGCAACACACAGACAATCCTCAAGGCTGAAGTGATCTCAAATTTCAATGGCATCAAAAAGTGATAGAAAAGTGGGGGAAGATAGTGACAGAATTTCACCTGCATTGAATGCATGCAGCAGAGATAAATTCCCTTTTTTCTTGAATGGGTATTTAATTGAGGCAGCAGCTGCTTCTGATAACAAATCTCACTTCCAAGAAACTAGGTTTTCagcttttttttttagtttaggGGTTAAAGTACAAGTAGAGAAAGATTTATCATATCTTATTTAGTGCTTCTTTTGTGGACTGTAATCTATTCAAAACAATTCTACTGTCTCTTCACTTTgatttgtatgtgtgtgtgtgtgtgtgtgtgtgaagttGTGTTGTCATTCAAGTAGTAAATGTTGTTTGCAGATTGTCAATGAACAAAATTGATGTAGGAGTACTATATGTTTAGGGTGAATAGAAAATCCTGTTTATTTTAATTCGGTCAAAAGAgtttatttttaaagaaaaaatctTAATTAGTTTCAAAACGTCGgccgctgtctcttatccgtcctttaaccgtctcttaaattactattcatggacccactgtacttttttacttcatctcttaactaagggacggaacctgcaaccctccatctcttattcatcctttaaccgtctcttaaattactattcattcaatttcattttttatttttatttcgaacaaattcaattaataaaaacacacttcattaaataaaataacattacaacataaaattctaaaaaaaattaaaaacctcattaataaaatcctaaaaaaattaaaaatacataatttaaatttaaaaaatacatattttatggttgattaatttgtgggaatgatttgatatttatagaagtgattggaggcttaaaaaaatataaaaaattaaaaatttgcaaaaaatGCCTATAAACGACTTGTatatttttgagatttttttaatttttgaattttcctgaatttaaaaaaaaaacaaaaaaaacattttttcgaataaaaacgacgcccactcacgggccggcgagtgggggTCACGGATGAACCGGAGCTCGCCACGCCGTCAAcacgcgtggcgagacgtctcgcgagCTGTCCCTCCTGGACGAGCATTTCTTCGTGACGGGATGGAGACGGAAGGCTGCAACGCCGTCCCTTATCCgcctcgtccctccgagacgagataaGGGACGGCTAAGGGATGGGTTGCGAGTGGCCTAATGTTGCCATTTTTGTGATGTGAACAAAAATATaggttttttatattttgagaaGTTAGTAGTAGTACTCCGTATTTAAATATCTTATAGTATATATTCTCTTAACACAAATACAGTATATGTGATATGAATGGTAgtaaaaatataacaaaagtATATAGTAGTACATACTTCACACTggtatactattattttataaaacaatattataagagtgtccacagtgggggAGCCGCGACCCGCGgctcggtgcgcggcccccCACTGCAGAGAGCCACGTTTTGCGGCTGAGGGCCGAGAGCCACGAGAGAGCCGCGGTCGCGGCCTTCACGtggctgagccgtgtgagccgcggccctccactgCAGCGAGCCACGAAACGCGGCTGGGCCGcgggaatttttattttttttttcgaaattttttttataaatatgcacttccattttcattttttccactTCATTTTACACTTCCAATCCCTAATTAACATcctacaaaaaatgcaaggtggagatggtgaTTCCCCGGGGTACGGAGACTCGGGATACGGCAACTTCCCCAATCAGATGTGGAGTCCGCAATCGCCCCAATACCGGGTCCAATCATCCCAGCAGAGGAACATGGTTCGCCAACAATCGGGGTTCGGTGACTACCGGCCGAATATGGACGGGATCAACAACCCGTCTCAGCACTTCCAATCCTCCCAATTTCAATACTCCCAGTCTCCTATGTCTGAATCTGATAGATTCACATGGGAACAATTGATGGGTACACCGGAGACCCCGACGTCCGGCAGTGTGGAGGTGGATGCCCCCACTGGGCTGGCCGAACCGGCGGTGGTGGGaggcgaggcggcggcggcggcggcggtcgTGGGAGGCGAGGCGGCGGAGACGGAGAGCAGGGGCTCGGCGGAAGCGGCAAAGACGGAGAGCAGGGGTCCGGCGGAAGCTGCAGCCGAGGTGGCGGGCGGAGTGGTGGGGCTCGGCGGGGGGTCCCGTACAACGGAGATGAATCCCTTGCTGTTGCTCGGGCCTGGGAGGCGGTCACGATGAATCCGATCATCGGTACGGATCAGACCGACACTTGCTTCTGGAGGCGCGTCCTGACGGTGTACCACGGCTTCAAACCAGAAGACAGTGCCCTGCGTGATGAAGGCCAGATCCGGAAGAAGTTCGGCCAGATCTGTAGAGCTGTGAAGAGGTTCAGTAGCATTTACGAGCGACAACTCCAGAATGTCGAAAGCGGCCGCAGCGAAGCAGACGTATGGGTGTTATCGTATCAGTTGTTTAATACTGAAAACTAGCccaagttcacctactggaatgaatatATGCTTCTCCGAGACTGCCCTCAATTCAAGGCGATCTGCGATGATGAGACCGGTCCCACCGGGAAGCGGACAAAACTCCGTGCCGACAGCACCTACAGCAGTGGTAGCGACACACGTGCATTCGACCTGAATGACGATGTGTTGGATGAGCCCCCCTCGACAATGTCGAGGCGCCAACGCCCGCAGGGCCAACAATCCGCCATCCGGGAAGCTAGAATCGCATCCCAAGTCTCTGCTGCGAGCGTGTCGGCACCGCGTCCATCACCGACCGCGGCGTTGGCTCGAACACTGGAGGTGCAGATGATGAAGCAACTCGGGGATAACTTGTCCTTTTACGAGATGTCGACAGACCCTCTCACCAAGAAGATGTGCTACGACCTCATTATTAGATTGAGGTCGAAGTTGGGGTGGACCGATGGGTCGGAGACGGGCGAAGCTAGCGGCAGTGGGGGCGGTGGCGGCGGGCGAGAAGGTGGTGAAGAAGATGTGTCGGATTCCgatgacgccaccgagtagGAGGCGGTAacgtttttttatcttttgatgttgtgttttttaaaatttttcgtTCTAGAATTTTCCTCTATCTATAGTACGACGAAAATTTGTCTTTAATTcgtaactttattaaattatgtttattttcctaattattagtctaataaaatttaatatagttaaattaaaaaatatcattacaaaaagtaaacaaattaaatttttttttggagagggccacatttTGTGGCCCTTGCTgttattgttaattttgttcATTTACCATTGTGGAGGGCCACAAAAGAGCCACAAATTGTGGCCGGGCCAACTTGGACACTCTAATGCATCACTGAAATATACAGCAATCGCAGTATGTATCCattttaagaaataataatGATTATCAAAGTTACTTGCATGACTATTAAGCATACAGTGTTATTCTAATACATATTTGAAAAGATTTCAAATACTAATACTCCATGATATGTTAGAAGCCGCGATAATTTCAAAATCTCATCAAAATTAGTTCAGTTCAACGTTAGATGCCgtaacatatttttttaaatagaaatattattttctctactttctctcttttactttattttttccacataattcacaaaataataggagtattacATAGTACATAATACTATCATACAACAACTTACAAACACAATAGTCATAAACTAATTCAATACTtgtaaaattattgaatttacGTAGAttatatttaaagaaaattgAATTATTACTTATTTTGTAAATTAGATTATTACTCATTGAAAGAAAATTGAATTAGTATTAGTACTTATTAAAATTTTGTGTACAACTCAaatacaaaagaaaattttacaCGCTATTTTaaacaaaacaatttcataCTATTTAAAAGAAAGGCAGTTTAAAATACAAGCCAAACCTAAACAATACGTCACTGCCAGTTTTCCCAAATTGTAGTACTCCTATTAAATTtaacaatataataatatttgttttaaaaCGAGGTCTTCGTCTTCCTCAATTATAGGGCAGCCATTTTTGCTACTTTTAGCtttgtaatatttgtattttcttgaatttcagccctttctACCTTTCAAATTCTGGTCATTTAGGCATCTACAACAGTAGTTTAATAAGGGCTGAagatgatttttaaaattttaaacaattttcgaaatagaaaaatcaagaaaatggaaattttggtaagggcttaagccctacccTCTTCTCACGTGTGTCCGCCCCTGCTCCGTATATTAGTAGAAATTGAATTGTGCAGCCAAACTTTGTGAGCCTTCGAAAGTTGAATTGTTTTTAAAGTTGGTTGGCCTCCAAATATTAGTAACCCAACTTAAGATGAGGCTTATTCTATTTTGACCTGCTGGACTTGTCAACCCTGCCCGACCCACTGACTCCCTTATAAATTTTTCTAATTATGTACTACTCTACTCCTTCCATTCGCGAATAGGGGtcccgttttttattttaatccgTCCGAGAATAAGAGTCcgggttcacttttactataaaggTAATAGAGTCTCACACTTCACTAACtctttccactcacatttcatttaaaattaatatatacaagtgagattcatattccactaaatttttcCACTTACTTTTTTAAATCTGGTGCTGtcaagaaatgagacttctaatggtgaacggagggagtactatattttgaATAAATCATTGTACGAAAATTCAATCATTGGCCCGAATCAGAATTCTGGTTTATCGTGATctcggattttaaaaaatagaaaaaaaagttattgtTATAGCCGGTTTGTAGCCATGGTTCATCTCTCACTCGTCAcaaattaaatcgaaaaaaaattaaatattaagtaAAAAGATGCAATCCGACTTATCAATACAACATAAAAGGGTATGACTTTATTATGAATATATCGTAGCTAGGTCGAGCCGGTTGTACACGAATTTCAAATATAGTTGATGGACtattgatgaatccgcgaatttctgatgtttgtaaatgctggtagaagataaagactacgacacaaagaatttacgtggttcgatttactgaagtaaatctacgtccacgggaagaagggagggcaagattgtattgcttgatctgggattacagcttacaacacagacttgctatatgatcttttatctctagagttaGTAAATCCtggtctatcagatctaagttctatttatatattgaactgagatcgtggcttgcatcaccaccctaagtcgtggaggtcatggaggtcatgagatcctgcatggccactgactaggcagtggcttacatcatcagtaattatgtcgtggatgtcgtggaggtcatgagagcctgcatgggtccaccactagatagatcgtgtagtggaggtcgtggctcccagttcggtattgccgagcagcttttgccgatgctgagaccgaactgctgaactattgccgagcagctttgtagagcttgattggtcggcttttaccgagctacaggctggggccgaactctttggtaacgccgaactgatactctttcttgggctttaggctgatgggcttgtttagtacatactccatcactaccccccccgaaaagcgaagtgaactacttcggcattctggataaaggtacggggtaagttgatgtttgtcctcggtcttatgaagtgaactcttctttgaccggactcgtctttggtctgatgaaataaacatctttgaccggactcgtctttggtctgatgaaataaacatctttgaccggactcgtctttggtctgatgaaataaacatctttgaccggactcgtctttggtctgatgaaataaacatctttgaccggactcgtcttgtgtcctaatttggcgagttttatcgctcggatcggactttccgttgtcctaatttggggatcggactttcccttgtcctaattcggcgagttttatcgcgtggatcggactttcccttgtcctaattcaggcaagttttatcgcgtgaatcggacttttgttgcagttcgtttcagacgaagtgcttgatttttaagccgaattgtggtcttgtatcttctttagaagcttggacttcacaatcgttggcttattgcagttcgtttcagacgaagtgcttgtttaagctgaattgtggtcttgtatcctctttagaagctttgactcacaatcgttagcttatatatgttctaaaaaggggatcagccttcgaagaa is a window of Salvia splendens isolate huo1 chromosome 3, SspV2, whole genome shotgun sequence DNA encoding:
- the LOC121795329 gene encoding pseudo histidine-containing phosphotransfer protein 6-like, coding for MLGLSVEQHRADMNRLLAILFHQGVLDEQFLQLQHLQDESSPNFVSEVVTIYFHESEKLLRNLRALLVDKELSDYKKMGIHLNQLMGSSSSIGAQRLRNVCIAFRAASELNNRPGCLRALELLEYEYCYLKNKLHEYFQIEQQRMLAAAVRYPAPQQHTDNPQG